The genomic segment AAGCTAAAAAGGGTGTAAAGTCTTGAAGATTCAGCAGGAGTGCATTTGTGCAATACCAACTCATCGGCAACAGCGTTATCTGTGGAACCGCTCGTTTTAGCGCCTTGAATCATGGCTTGGTGCGTCTAGAATGGTCTGCCACAGGTCAATTTGAAGACTCTCCTACGGTGATAGTTTTAACTCGCCCCCAACCTGTACCCTTTAAGAGTATTGAGTGGGCTGAAACAGGAGTACTTCACCTGCATACGGAGTGGCTCCAAATCGTCTATCGACCTGATCGCGAACCCTTCAATGATGCCAACCTGAATATTTATGTAAATTGTGACAACAAGACTTGGAATTGGACGCCTTCAACCATTGACACAGAGAATTTGGGCGGCACCTTTACCAGCTTAGACCTGCTCCACCGAGAGTTTCACCCCACTGGAGTGCATCCAGCTTCCGTGTTTCAAGAGTTCCCTCACACCCAAGAATGGCTCTACACGGCCTTGAAAGCCATTCACCAGAGTTTGCGCGATCGCGGGGAAATCACCGCTTTTGAAGATCCACCCCTGGGATATCTGAATCATTTCCGCCTGGATGAACTCCCCGAACCCATGCAAAAATTTTTGCAACAATGGCGGCACTATCCCCCTGGCTTACTGAGTCGCAGTGGTTACAGCATCCTGAATGATTCCAGTAGCGCTCTTGTGAAACAGGGAGGGCTGAGTGAGAGATCGGACGCCAACGGTCAAGACTGGTACTTTTTCGGCTATGGTACCGACTACGCCCAAGTTTTACAAGACTTTGTCCACCTGTGCGGACGCATCCCCATGCTGCCACGTTGGGCTTTTGGGGTTTGGTTCTCTCTGTATGACCAAATGCATGATACAGATTACCAACACCTTGCCCAGCAATTTGATCAACTCGAATTACCGTTAGATGTTCTCGTACTCGATGTCGATTGGCACGTAGCCGGTTGGTGTGGTTGGGACTGGAACGAGCAATTTTTCCCCAATCCCCAAGGGTTTCTGCAATGGGCACACAGTACTGGGTTACATATCGGTGCCAATGTCCACATTGAAGGCGTATCCCCGCAGGAGAGTCAGTTCTCCGCTTTGTGTGCAGCACGGGGACTGAACCCGGATGAGGTAAAGGCGGGTAACGTCTTCCCTGTGAAAAATCCTACCACTGGCTGGATTTTTGAGTCCTGGCAACCCGATGCGCCAACCCTCGAACTTTTGGCGAAGGCTAACGCGGACGAAGGTTGGTTGCTATTCAATTTGGCGTCTCAGTCAGAAGCTGATTTATTCATGCAGGCGTTACACAGCCCTCGTGAGGAAGATGGCATTGATTTTTGGTGGATTGATGGCGCTAACGCGAAGTATTCAGGTGTAAATTCCCAATTATGGACGAATCATGTTTATTTCACGCATCTAGAAGCGCATCACAAGCGACGTCCCTTGATTCTCTCTCGCACAGGTGGGGTTGGTTCTCATCGCTACCCCGTACAGTTCTCCGCGGATACCTATTCCCACTGGGAAGTCCTGCGGTTTTTAGTGGATTTCACGGCAAGAGCAGGTAATGTGGGAGTTAGTTATTGGTCGCACGATTTGGGGGGGTTTTTCGGTCATGTCCCCGGTGTACCCTTGATTGACCCGGAACTCTTTGTTCGGTGGATACAATTTGGCTGCTTTTCTCCCATTGTCCGCTTTCATTCCGATCATGGTCGGCGCGAACCTTGGAGTTATGGACAATGGGTACTCAATGCGATACGAAAGGCATTGCAGCTCAGGATGCAATTAGTACCTTACTTGTATCATCTGGGTCGGGTTGCCTATGAGACAGGTTTACCCTTGTGCCGTCCCTTGTACCTTGCCTATCCTAAAGATGAACAAGCTTATCAAGTAACGACGCAGTTTTTATTAGGCGATCGCATTTTAGTCGCCCCAGTCGTTGAAGCCGGTGGTTACCGTTCGGTTTATTTGCCTGAAGGTAAATGGTGGGAACGCTCAACGGCTCAATTCTACACAGGTATTCAGCATTTAAACTTGTATATCCCGCTCGATCGCATACCCGTTTTTGTGCAAGCTGGAGCCATTTTACCCCTCGCGGAATTTTCCCGCCGTGTTGGAACGGCACCGCCAACCCATCTAATTCTAGAGGTCTATGCGGGGGCAGACGGTGAACTAGACTTTTACGAAGATGATGGGGAAAGCACCGCTTATCACACGGAAGCTGGTAGTCGTCGTCGTTTTACCCAACGTCGTGAGGGGGATTGTTATCTACTCACAGGTGAACCCGTGCGGGGGAGTTATTCAGGAATGCTTCAAGAGCGAAGCTTCCAAATTTTCTGGACTGGCTTGGTATCTGGGAGTCGAGTAGAGGCAAGTGGTGTGGAGATTGGTGAGCAGGAATGGAGGCAAGATGTCTTGTCCCTTACTCTGGCAACCGTGCCGCAAACGGCGTTTTGGCAGATTACTGTGACACCATCCGTCTCTTCCGATGGATTTTGAGAAAGTCAACGAACACCATCCAGAAATACTTTTACAGTTTTTCTGGTATTAACTAAATACTTTTGCTCTACACATTGATATTCCTCTTAAGATAGATGCTAAGTCAGTATTTAAGTATCAGCATATACAGTAGCGAGAGTCAAACTAAATATGATTCTGCAAGCCTTTAGACACAATCTTTTGTGGCTTTTTTCAAAGGTTTTCTCCAAGTTGAAAGCACTGGAATGCTTCCATGATTCTTAATATATCTCAATAAAAATCAACTAGTTTCAGGAGGCGAAAACAAGGATTTTCTTCGGTCTCTTGCTTCAAATAAGGATTCTAGTGATCGGTTTGGAGAAATTTTACTCCCAGAAAAGAAACAAGTCTTGTACCGTCTGTAGCGGATAGGCTAGTACTTTGTCAGCGTAATTTTGAGGGGTTCGTAGTTATCTTTAGGGCTAAAGCCTAAGGAATAACTAACATCAACCCCTCACTTGAGCATTGAAAAGCAATTAGTTGTCTCAAACATTCAGTATTCGCTTTCAAATTTGACGAGAGCGGCTGTTATGTTTGCACAGTCATATTCCCAAACGACTCTCTCCAAAAGAGCATCTATTGGAGTTTGAGGTGAAACAAGTAGCGATCGCAGTCGGTCTTTTGAGTTTAGTCAGCAGCGCTCTTGCCAGTTGCGCCGCACCTCCCCAGAACACGCAAAGCAGCAATAAACCGGACACAAAAGTTTCATCCGTTGCTGTAACACTCCGTGACCTCGGCAACCCTTTCTTTGTGCAAGTGGGTAAGGGAGCGGAAGCTGAAGCCAAGAAACTTGGTGGTGCGAATGCGAGGACAACCATCGTTTCTAGTGGGGACGATTTAAATCAGCAATTCAACCAAATCGAAAACTTTATTGCCTCGAAGGTCAGCATGATCATACTCAATGCTGCCGACACTAAAGGGATTGCTCCTGCTGTAGAAAAAGTTAAGCAAGCAGGAATTCCAATTATTGCAGTTGATACCGCTGCTGAGGGAGGTGTTGATGCCACCGTTACCTCCAATAACCTGCAAGCGGGTGAGGTGAGCTGTCAATACATAGCAGAGCGATTGAAGGGTCAAGGCAGTGTTGTGATTATCAACGGGCCTCCTGTCGCTTCAGTGGTAGAGCGCATCGAAGGGTGTCTGAGCGTATTCTCCAAATATCCTGGCATCAAGATTCTTTCAAAAGATCAGAATGCAGAAGGTAGCCGTGATGGTGGGTTGAGAGTCATGAGCGATTTGCTCACCTCCTTCGGAAAAATTGATGCAGTTTTTGCCATTAATGACCCTTGTGCTATTGGCGCAGAGCTAGCGGCTAAACAGGCGAAACGGGATGAGTTCTTTATTGTTGGCGTCGATGGTGCACCTGAGGCTCTAGATGCACTGAAGCAGAGCAATAGTTTATTCGTTGCGACGGCGGCTCAAGATCCATTTCGCATGGCAGCCAAGGCCGTTGAGGTTGGGAACGATATTCTCAAAGGGAATAAGCCTGCCAATCCCAACATTCTTATTCCAGTCAAACTCATCACTCGTGAAAATGTGAATCAGCATAAAGGCTGGACAAGTGAATAAACGGGCTTGTGTTGTTAATTCCATACATTGATGGATTGATAATCTCTCTATGTTGCAGCCTACTTCTACCAATTTTATAAACCAATGCAACACTTAGGAGATTCCCCTAAATTTTCCTTAAAAAGAGGGACTTTAAATCCTCCATTTATTCTTCCCTTTTTAAGCAGAGCTTTAGTGAGGGGCGCTAGGGGGGATCTAATCTATAGCATCATCAAAAAAATTGGTACTACATAAACCTTACAATTACAGGGATTTCTGATGGCAAGTAGCACTCAACCTTCAATAAAAACTAAACCTGTACTCGAAATGCAAGGGATTACAAAAACCTTTCACGGTTTCACAGCCTTGCATGATGTCAATCTAACTATTTACCCAGGGGAAGTTCACGCCCTCATGGGTGAAAATGGTGCAGGCAAGAGTACGCTGATGAAAATTTTGGCTGGAGCCTACATAGCCGATGCAGGTGCCATCAAAATTGACGGTCAAACGGTTAGGATGACAGACCCTGGTCAAGCTAGAGAATTGGGTATAGCTATTATCTATCAAGAGCTTAATCTTGCTCCCAATCTCACGGTTGCTGAAAACATTTTTATGGGTAGCGAAATTAGGAAAGGAGGTACCCTAATTGACCCAGACGGAATGCGACGTAAGGCGGCGGAGGTACTGGAAAACCTTGACGCGAGTTTTGATGCAGGAGACTTGGTTTCCAGCCTTTCAATTGCAGAACAACAGCAAGTTGAAATAGCTAGGGCGCTCAAAGATAAGAGCCGCATCCTAGTAATGGATGAGCCAACAGCAGCGCTTTCAGACCGCGAGACAGAGAAGCTTTTCGAGGTTGTTCGCCGCTTACGGAATGAGGGTATTGCGATTATTTACATTAGCCATCGGATGGAAGAGATTTATGCCCTTGCCGATCGCGTTAGTGTGATCCGAGATGGTGGGTACATTGGCTCTCTGGAAAAAAGTGAAATTTCTGCCGCTCGCCTCGTGGAAATGATGGTGGGTCGTCCTTTACAGGATTTGTACGAACATAAGCGTCAAACAACTCCTGGTCCAGTTGTCCTTGAGGTAACGCATTTAAGTGATGGGCGCAAGGTAAAATCTGCAAGTTTTCAACTTCATGCTGGCGAAATTGTTGGTTTAGCGGGCTTGGTTGGCGCAGGTAGAACTGAAATTGCTCGTCTTATTTTTGGTGCTGACCGAAAGGCTAGCGGTGAAATCAAACTGGAAGGTCGTTCACTAAATATCTCGACACCCGATGATGCAATTAAAGCGGGAATTGCCTATGTACCAGAAGATCGGAAGCATCTAGGTCTATTTCTAGAGATTAGTTCTGGTGAAAATATCACCATGAATGTCCTTGGTCGAGAGGCAAAAGCTGGCATTATCAACTCGAAATCACTTTTTAGAATTGTGGCTGACGCCGTTAATAACTTGGGGATTCGTCTTGCCAGTCCAAGCATCAGGGCAATGGATTTATCTGGGGGAAATCAACAGAAGTTATTGCTAGCACGTTGGTTAGCGATTAACCCGAAGGTACTTTTACTAGATGAACCAACACGAGGGGTAGACATTGGTGCAAAAAGCGAAATTTATCGAATTATTAGCGAGCTAGCAGCAAACGGTGTCGCCATTTTAATGATTTCCAGCGAGCTGCCGGAAATTGTGGGAATGAGCGATCGCGTATTAGTCATGCGTGCGGGAAGCCTGGTGGGTGAAGTAGGCGGCTCAACCGGGGAAGCCATTACGCAAGAGAACATTATGGCTTATGCCACAGGGGCAAGAGAGGTAGTAAAATCATGAGTCAAACAGAAGTAAGAACCACCAGAAATGGAACAAGCGATCGCCAGAGAGCAAGTAAACGTCAAGCTTGGAGAAATTTCATCCAAGTTGCCGGTATCCTACCGATTTTGCTTGTCATCTGTATCGTTTTTTCCCTTGTTTCGCCCAGCTTTCTTTCTCCAGGGAATCTGATTAATGTCATTCGGCAAGCCTCCATCAATATTGTGCTGGCTACTGGGATGACATTTGTGATTTTGACGGGAGGAATTGACCTTTCAGTCGGGTCAATTTTAGGCGTGACGGCAGTAGTCGGAGTGCTTGTCTCGTTAATTCCAGGTGCGGGTTTGTTCGCCGTCCCGGCTGCCCTACTAGCGGGAGTGTGTTTGGGATTACTGAACGGAGCGCTGATTGCCTATTTGGGTTTACCTCCTTTCATCGTGACACTCGGTTCTTACACGGCTTTACGAGGTGTTGCTTATTTAGTTGCCAATGGCACTACAGTTATTAATCGAAATCTAAATTTTGCTTGGATAGGTAACAATTATTTCGGCCCAATTCCGTGGCTAGTTGTAATTGCATTGTTGGCCGTCGTAGCCAGTTGGTTTGTCTTAAGACGGACAGTACTGGGGAGGCATATTTACGCCGTGGGCGGTAATATCCGGGCGGCACGACTAACAGGAATTAAAGTAAGCCAGGTGCTGTTATTTGTCTATGGCGTCAGTGGGTTGCTTTCCGGTTTAGGGGGAATTATGAGTGCGTCGCGCCTCTACAGTGCGACGGGTATGTTGGGGCAAGGCTATGAACTCGATGCGATCGCTGCTGTAATTTTAGGAGGAACAAGCTTCACGGGTGGCATTGGAACTATTTGGGGGACTCTCCTCGGTGCCTTAATTATCGCCCTACTCAACAATGGATTAACCCTGATGAACGTGTCCTTTTTCTGGCAGTTAGTGGTCAAGGGTCTTGTGATTATTATCGCCGTGACTATTGACAGACTTCGTACCCGTTCTAGCGCAGCGTGAGGGTACAAAAAGGTAAATTATAGCCCCTTACTCAGGGGGCAAAGAATCACTGGCCAAGGGAGATTAACTGAGTCGGATATCCTCTCCCTTGGTAAATTCTCACCCGTCATATCACATCCAATGATGAAACAGACTTGCTGATACAAGCCTCTTGGTTAGGAACATAAGACACCATTTCTGGATGGGATAAAGATGTTGATGAAGCTTTACACAGTGGTTCCGATTATTTTTCTAAATTCACAGGTTCAGCATTTTTAGGGTTTCCCTCATACTGAATCGGTGAGCCAGAGACGAGTTGAGCAGTTCTTTGGGTTTTCCAATCCTCTTTGTTTGCCCCACGAGCTGACTTGGATGCATAGCTGTTCTGGGAACTATTATCCCCATTCGCCACAACTCCAATCAGGTTCAACTTACTCAACATAGCTGTAGCCTGTGTGAGTTCGCTTCGGGTGATTTGCCCCATGCGTGCAACCAGCACCACACCCCGGCAATAGGATGCGGTTAAAATCGAATCCACTAAACCCAGAACTGGAGGAGCATCGACCAGTACCAAGTCATAGGTCTGCTCAAACGCTGCCATCAATTCTCCCATGCGTGGGGAACTCAACAGGTTGGCTGGATCGGCTGGGATTGGCCCAGAGGTGATGACATCAATGTACGCACTTGAAGAATGAAGACTCGCCTGGATCGGGCGAGGAGCATCACTGGAGAGTAGGCTTGAGAGCCCATAATCATTAGGAAGATTGAGTTTTTCGTGTAGCGTTGGATTGCGTAAATCGGCATCAATCAGCAGTACTCGCTGATGTAAACGAGCTGCACTAATGGCTAAACCCAAAGCCAGGGTTGATTTTCCTTCGCCCGCGACGGCTGATGTGACCATCAGAGAGCGGAGCGTCGAAACAGAATTCAGAAGTTGAATGTTTTTATAAATCAGGTCTAGGGATTGCCAAGACGGTGACCAATGGAGGACTTCAATCGTCCAAGGTGCTAGCACTTTTGGCTTGCCAAAAGGCAATTTGATGATGGGTTGATTCCCGACAGGTTCTAAAGCTTGGGACTTACCGAAAGGCAGAAGCAACCTCGGTTCGCTTTTTTTCACTTTTGGCAACTCTGGAGTCATACCCAACACAGGTAAGGCAACTTGCTGTTTTAACTCATCAGAATTGCGAACCGCATCATCCATTGTTTCACGGATAAAGGCGGCAATTCCACCCAACATTACCCCAGCTACCGCACCCAGTAAAATTATTTGTCCTTTTTTCGGACCCGTTTTCTCTCCTAGTAGAGGTTGCTCAACAACTTGCCAATCAAATCCTCCCCTGGCAATTTCTAAACTCAATTCTTGTCTTGCTTTCTCTAACTGATCGAGGGTTTCGCGCTTCAGTTTTATTTCGGGTTGGAGACGATTGTAATCGGCTAGCACACTGGGAAAGCGTTGCAGCTCTACACGGAGTTGCTGCTCTTTCTCGGCTAGCGTCTGTTCGCGTGCCATGAGTCCCCGGATACTACTCTGTAGCTCAAGAAGCTTGTTTGTGAGGCCCACGTCCGTCTCACCTAGTTGTCCTTCACTAAGAAGGTTTTCTCCCTTGAGTTGAGAAGAATCCTCCCCAACAGTACGCTGCCCTTCTTCCTCTAGTAGAGCAAGCTGCTGCTGACGCTGAAACAAGAGCTTTTGAATTGTTGGGTTGTCATCGGTGAAGCGTTTTCGCTGCTCGGCAAGCGCCAAGTCTGTTTTTTGAATCTCGTTGAGTAATGATTGGTAACGAGTAGACTGGCTCAAACGTGAGGAGACGAGAGCATCTTTTGGAGAACGGGCAACCTGCTGCTGTAGGGTGTTGTAGTTAGCCTGAAGCTCCCGATATTGAGCCTGGTTTTTCCGGCGTTCGTCTTGAATAGCGTTCAGAGCATCTGCCAGAGCTTTCGTTTGTGTGTCTGGCTCAATCAGATTCTGAGTTTTGCGAAACTTTTCTAACGCGGCCTCAGACTGAGTAACGCTTAAACGAGCTTTGGGTAATTGCTCATCAATAAAAGCAAGACCTTTGGCTAAACGTACTCTCTGTTGCTCTCGGTTGTAATCTAAATAAACTCGCTGTACTGCCTGGAGAACTTTTTGCGTTTTAACTGGATCGTTAGCGGTATAAGTAGCTTCAAAAATCTTGGTTTTGCTATCATCCTCACTACCCTCAACCTGAAACACGCTTAAGGTTTTTTTAAGCTCCTTGATTGTCAGATCTGGGTAATCAGGGCGCAGTAAGTCTACGGCTTTTTGCAGAAGCTGTGAACCCTGCATTAGGTTAAGCTGAGTCGCACTGTCTACCTCAATGTTGGGATCGACAATCTGCTTATCTGCTCCCTCTTGCCCGTCTTGTTTTTTGCTTTGATAATTGGGTTCTACTAGCAGTTGGAGAGAGCTTACATAGGTTGACTTAGTCGTAAAAGCTTTGGCGGTAGCAATACCCAAAGCAAGGCACAATATACCGAGTAACCAAAGCCGTCGCCGGATTAATATAGAAAAAAGCTGTCCATACCCTGGATCTGTTTCAGGCACTGTGTTGAGATTGCTTTGAGTCATTTCTACCATCTCCTAGGGAGAAACAGCCTAATGGAGTAAACTGTACGAGCGATGTGAGCGGCAGATATCTTCAATGACCTGCTCCACTTTATTAAAGAATACTTCTTCTGAAAACTGACTGAGGGCATGTTCCCGAATTTCTCTATAGTCCCAATTAATTTTACTGGCTTCAAGCAATGCTGCTTGAATGGATTCCGGTGTTTGCCGAGAGAAAAAGACTCCTGTCTTACCGGGTATTTGAGTATCGAGTACTCCACCCGCACCATAGGCAATCACCGGTGTGCCACTGGCATTAGCCTCTACTGGGACTAAGCCATAGTCTTCTAATGCCGCCACGATCACAGATCGAGCTCTAGCCATCAAAATACTTCGCTTGGAGTCGGGCACATGTCCTAAAAATTTAATGTTTTTCAAGGCTCTGCCTTCTAAGCGCTCCCGTTCTGGGCCATTCCCTGAAATTAATAAAGGCCATCCTAACCAATTAAAAGCTTCAACAATTACATCAATTCTCTTATAACTAATTAGACGGGCCGAGGCGAAATAAAAATCATCTTTCTCTTCTGAAAAAATGAATTTACTACTATCAATGGGGTAGTTAATAACCTGTGCTGGTTTTTTATAATACCTTTGGATTCGACGAGCGACAATGCTAGAGTTTGCTATGTAATAGTCGGGTTCTTGAGCATATTCAAGGTCTAACTTCTTGAGAGCTTTAAAAACGGGTTTAAGAAATGGATACATTTTGCGATATGTAGCATATTCTCGCAGATAAGTGTCGGTATCCCATAAAAAGCGAGTGACATTGTGGCAAAAGCAAATGTGTATAGCTCCTGGCCTTTTTTTCACCGCCTTAGCAAAGCTGGTGCTACTGCTAATAATCAGATCGTAATTTTCCAAATTAAAGGAGCGAAAAGCTTGAAAATATAAGGGAGCCAAAAGCCGGAAATATTTATATTTAATGGCTTCAGGAAGATTTTGCAATCCAGTTGTACGAATCTTACGCTCCCCAAAGTCAAGAGGCAGTTTTGGATCGTGTATAGATGTAAAGATGTCGGCATTGGGGTAGCGCTTACAAAGCAGTTCAAATACACGCTCTGCCCCACCTGGTTGCGTTAAATAATCGTGAACTAAAGCGATTTTCATAAGAGTGCACCCAACAGTTGCATTGTAGTGAGAACCAAAACAGTCCTTGAACCTTAAGATCGATTAATGAAAAAAGTCATCTCAGGAACATCAAGTCGCTATACCTGTTAGGTAAAAAACAAGAGAAATCTGCATTAGTTGCTTGATCGGGTTCTCAAGGTTCTCAGGAAACAAAAGAAACGCTTCTACTAGTCTAAATTATGTTAATGCTTGCCTATTTTACCTACAGAACCCTCCGAAAGTCTTGATCGTGCGGGAGGGGTTTTTCGTTTGACGATGCACGATCACATGTGAATGAACCTGTAGGTCAGCACGTTATTAGCGATTCAACCAGACTGGAAATTGGATAGGAACTTGAACCGACAACTGCCAAAGCTCAACTCCTCAGATGGATTAATTGACCTGGCCGTTAGCGTTGTGACGAAAGTCAAAATGAGATTATAACACTTCACAACTTTGGTTCCTGTATAGTATACTACATGGTTTTTACGTCCGCCAGTTTCTTTAAAAAACCTGTAAACGTTTTTTAAAGAAATCATGAAGATAAGTTTTCTTCTCTAGCTATTTCTTGTTAATATCTTACTCTTAGATAATAATGCAAGGGCTATCACTTTATTCGGAGGACTAGTGAGTACAATAAGTTTTGGGCTTCAACGCCAACGATTAAAATTGCCTGAACAGCACCTAGAGCATCCATTAACTCAGTGCAAGCTTCAATGGAGACAAGGA from the Microcoleus sp. AS-A8 genome contains:
- a CDS encoding DUF5110 domain-containing protein, which gives rise to MQYQLIGNSVICGTARFSALNHGLVRLEWSATGQFEDSPTVIVLTRPQPVPFKSIEWAETGVLHLHTEWLQIVYRPDREPFNDANLNIYVNCDNKTWNWTPSTIDTENLGGTFTSLDLLHREFHPTGVHPASVFQEFPHTQEWLYTALKAIHQSLRDRGEITAFEDPPLGYLNHFRLDELPEPMQKFLQQWRHYPPGLLSRSGYSILNDSSSALVKQGGLSERSDANGQDWYFFGYGTDYAQVLQDFVHLCGRIPMLPRWAFGVWFSLYDQMHDTDYQHLAQQFDQLELPLDVLVLDVDWHVAGWCGWDWNEQFFPNPQGFLQWAHSTGLHIGANVHIEGVSPQESQFSALCAARGLNPDEVKAGNVFPVKNPTTGWIFESWQPDAPTLELLAKANADEGWLLFNLASQSEADLFMQALHSPREEDGIDFWWIDGANAKYSGVNSQLWTNHVYFTHLEAHHKRRPLILSRTGGVGSHRYPVQFSADTYSHWEVLRFLVDFTARAGNVGVSYWSHDLGGFFGHVPGVPLIDPELFVRWIQFGCFSPIVRFHSDHGRREPWSYGQWVLNAIRKALQLRMQLVPYLYHLGRVAYETGLPLCRPLYLAYPKDEQAYQVTTQFLLGDRILVAPVVEAGGYRSVYLPEGKWWERSTAQFYTGIQHLNLYIPLDRIPVFVQAGAILPLAEFSRRVGTAPPTHLILEVYAGADGELDFYEDDGESTAYHTEAGSRRRFTQRREGDCYLLTGEPVRGSYSGMLQERSFQIFWTGLVSGSRVEASGVEIGEQEWRQDVLSLTLATVPQTAFWQITVTPSVSSDGF
- a CDS encoding ABC transporter substrate-binding protein; protein product: MHSHIPKRLSPKEHLLEFEVKQVAIAVGLLSLVSSALASCAAPPQNTQSSNKPDTKVSSVAVTLRDLGNPFFVQVGKGAEAEAKKLGGANARTTIVSSGDDLNQQFNQIENFIASKVSMIILNAADTKGIAPAVEKVKQAGIPIIAVDTAAEGGVDATVTSNNLQAGEVSCQYIAERLKGQGSVVIINGPPVASVVERIEGCLSVFSKYPGIKILSKDQNAEGSRDGGLRVMSDLLTSFGKIDAVFAINDPCAIGAELAAKQAKRDEFFIVGVDGAPEALDALKQSNSLFVATAAQDPFRMAAKAVEVGNDILKGNKPANPNILIPVKLITRENVNQHKGWTSE
- a CDS encoding sugar ABC transporter ATP-binding protein; its protein translation is MASSTQPSIKTKPVLEMQGITKTFHGFTALHDVNLTIYPGEVHALMGENGAGKSTLMKILAGAYIADAGAIKIDGQTVRMTDPGQARELGIAIIYQELNLAPNLTVAENIFMGSEIRKGGTLIDPDGMRRKAAEVLENLDASFDAGDLVSSLSIAEQQQVEIARALKDKSRILVMDEPTAALSDRETEKLFEVVRRLRNEGIAIIYISHRMEEIYALADRVSVIRDGGYIGSLEKSEISAARLVEMMVGRPLQDLYEHKRQTTPGPVVLEVTHLSDGRKVKSASFQLHAGEIVGLAGLVGAGRTEIARLIFGADRKASGEIKLEGRSLNISTPDDAIKAGIAYVPEDRKHLGLFLEISSGENITMNVLGREAKAGIINSKSLFRIVADAVNNLGIRLASPSIRAMDLSGGNQQKLLLARWLAINPKVLLLDEPTRGVDIGAKSEIYRIISELAANGVAILMISSELPEIVGMSDRVLVMRAGSLVGEVGGSTGEAITQENIMAYATGAREVVKS
- a CDS encoding ribose ABC transporter permease — protein: MSQTEVRTTRNGTSDRQRASKRQAWRNFIQVAGILPILLVICIVFSLVSPSFLSPGNLINVIRQASINIVLATGMTFVILTGGIDLSVGSILGVTAVVGVLVSLIPGAGLFAVPAALLAGVCLGLLNGALIAYLGLPPFIVTLGSYTALRGVAYLVANGTTVINRNLNFAWIGNNYFGPIPWLVVIALLAVVASWFVLRRTVLGRHIYAVGGNIRAARLTGIKVSQVLLFVYGVSGLLSGLGGIMSASRLYSATGMLGQGYELDAIAAVILGGTSFTGGIGTIWGTLLGALIIALLNNGLTLMNVSFFWQLVVKGLVIIIAVTIDRLRTRSSAA
- a CDS encoding polysaccharide biosynthesis tyrosine autokinase, producing MTQSNLNTVPETDPGYGQLFSILIRRRLWLLGILCLALGIATAKAFTTKSTYVSSLQLLVEPNYQSKKQDGQEGADKQIVDPNIEVDSATQLNLMQGSQLLQKAVDLLRPDYPDLTIKELKKTLSVFQVEGSEDDSKTKIFEATYTANDPVKTQKVLQAVQRVYLDYNREQQRVRLAKGLAFIDEQLPKARLSVTQSEAALEKFRKTQNLIEPDTQTKALADALNAIQDERRKNQAQYRELQANYNTLQQQVARSPKDALVSSRLSQSTRYQSLLNEIQKTDLALAEQRKRFTDDNPTIQKLLFQRQQQLALLEEEGQRTVGEDSSQLKGENLLSEGQLGETDVGLTNKLLELQSSIRGLMAREQTLAEKEQQLRVELQRFPSVLADYNRLQPEIKLKRETLDQLEKARQELSLEIARGGFDWQVVEQPLLGEKTGPKKGQIILLGAVAGVMLGGIAAFIRETMDDAVRNSDELKQQVALPVLGMTPELPKVKKSEPRLLLPFGKSQALEPVGNQPIIKLPFGKPKVLAPWTIEVLHWSPSWQSLDLIYKNIQLLNSVSTLRSLMVTSAVAGEGKSTLALGLAISAARLHQRVLLIDADLRNPTLHEKLNLPNDYGLSSLLSSDAPRPIQASLHSSSAYIDVITSGPIPADPANLLSSPRMGELMAAFEQTYDLVLVDAPPVLGLVDSILTASYCRGVVLVARMGQITRSELTQATAMLSKLNLIGVVANGDNSSQNSYASKSARGANKEDWKTQRTAQLVSGSPIQYEGNPKNAEPVNLEK
- a CDS encoding glycosyltransferase, giving the protein MKIALVHDYLTQPGGAERVFELLCKRYPNADIFTSIHDPKLPLDFGERKIRTTGLQNLPEAIKYKYFRLLAPLYFQAFRSFNLENYDLIISSSTSFAKAVKKRPGAIHICFCHNVTRFLWDTDTYLREYATYRKMYPFLKPVFKALKKLDLEYAQEPDYYIANSSIVARRIQRYYKKPAQVINYPIDSSKFIFSEEKDDFYFASARLISYKRIDVIVEAFNWLGWPLLISGNGPERERLEGRALKNIKFLGHVPDSKRSILMARARSVIVAALEDYGLVPVEANASGTPVIAYGAGGVLDTQIPGKTGVFFSRQTPESIQAALLEASKINWDYREIREHALSQFSEEVFFNKVEQVIEDICRSHRSYSLLH